Proteins encoded within one genomic window of Clostridia bacterium:
- a CDS encoding DUF3467 domain-containing protein, producing MEHEKQCFSPITDERSCFSVYCNSLSVGFSLYDFEIILREKFNNNEKQLGIIKMSPQHAKVFAQILNDNIAVYENIFGPIPEPKEEKLREAQEKGEINIG from the coding sequence ATGGAACACGAAAAGCAATGCTTTTCACCTATAACAGATGAAAGGTCATGTTTCTCAGTGTATTGCAACTCCTTAAGTGTAGGGTTCAGCCTCTATGACTTTGAAATAATTCTTAGGGAAAAATTCAACAACAACGAAAAACAGCTAGGAATAATAAAAATGAGTCCTCAGCATGCAAAAGTCTTCGCCCAAATCTTAAATGATAACATAGCTGTGTACGAAAACATTTTTGGTCCCATACCTGAACCGAAAGAAGAGAAGCTGCGGGAAGCTCAAGAGAAAGGAGAAATCAACATTGGCTAA
- a CDS encoding DUF2283 domain-containing protein, whose protein sequence is MFAQKLARVEGIEFSYDYLHDVLYIYFGEPRPSFSEEIAPGFFISLSEDDETLTGIIIIDYKKRDKDFLAAKAPISIDFDRINAMLH, encoded by the coding sequence ATGTTCGCGCAAAAATTGGCAAGAGTGGAAGGGATCGAGTTTAGTTATGATTATTTGCATGATGTTCTTTACATCTACTTTGGCGAACCTAGGCCTTCCTTCTCTGAAGAAATAGCTCCTGGTTTTTTCATCAGCCTCTCCGAGGATGATGAGACACTCACAGGAATTATAATTATTGACTACAAAAAGAGAGATAAAGATTTCCTAGCTGCCAAAGCACCGATTAGTATTGACTTCGACAGAATTAATGCTATGCTTCATTAG